The Ignavibacteria bacterium genome has a window encoding:
- a CDS encoding co-chaperone GroES — protein sequence MKVKPLADRVVVKPLEQEEKTKGGIILPDTAKEKPVIGEIVAVGPGKKTDDGKLVPMELNVGDKVLYGKYSGTEITIEDREYLIMRESDIFGII from the coding sequence ATCAAAGTAAAACCCCTTGCTGACCGAGTCGTAGTGAAACCTTTGGAACAAGAAGAAAAAACCAAAGGCGGCATCATACTTCCCGATACAGCAAAAGAAAAACCGGTCATAGGAGAAATTGTAGCCGTTGGTCCAGGAAAAAAAACCGACGATGGCAAGCTTGTTCCTATGGAGTTAAACGTCGGCGATAAAGTTCTCTATGGAAAATATTCAGGAACGGAAATCACAATTGAAGACAGAGAATATTTGATAATGCGCGAAAGCGATATTTTTGGAATCATCTGA
- the groL gene encoding chaperonin GroEL, producing MSSKIISFGNDARASLKRGVDQLADAVKATLGPKGRNVVIDKKFGAPTITKDGVTVAKEIELEDPLENMGAQLVREVASKTSDVAGDGTTTATVLAQAIIREGFKNVTAGANPMDLKRGIDLAVANVVEGLKNISQSVGDDKKKIAQVGAISANNDMSVGNLIADAMEKVGKDGVITVEDAKGRDTTLEVVEGMQFDRGYLSPYFVTDAETMEANLEKPYILIHDKKISTMKDLLPILEKVAQGGRSMLLIAEDIEGEALATLVVNRIRGTLKVCAVKAPGFGDRRKAMLEDIAVLTNGTVISEEAGYKLENAQVSYLGTAETVKIDKDNTTIIEGKGKKDEIKKRINEIKVQIEKTTSDYDKEKLQERLAKLSGGVAVLKVGASTEVEMKELKARVEDALHATRAAVEEGIVPGGGVAYLRALKKLDGIQVENDDQKIGVDIVRRSLEEPIRIIITNAGLEPSIYVKEVKEAKNKFEGFNAQTEKLEDLLKAGVIDPTKVSRIALENAASIAGLLLTTEATIVEKPEEKKPMPPMPPGGGMDY from the coding sequence ATGTCATCAAAAATTATTTCATTCGGAAACGATGCGCGCGCAAGTTTGAAACGTGGAGTTGACCAACTTGCCGACGCTGTAAAAGCAACACTTGGTCCCAAAGGACGCAACGTTGTGATTGATAAAAAATTCGGTGCGCCTACGATTACTAAAGACGGCGTAACCGTTGCCAAAGAAATTGAACTCGAAGACCCGTTGGAAAATATGGGAGCGCAACTCGTTCGCGAAGTTGCTTCCAAAACTTCTGATGTTGCCGGCGATGGAACAACAACAGCCACTGTTCTTGCCCAAGCGATAATTCGCGAAGGTTTCAAGAACGTTACTGCGGGCGCAAATCCAATGGATTTAAAACGCGGGATTGATTTAGCAGTTGCAAACGTTGTCGAGGGGTTGAAAAATATTTCTCAATCAGTCGGCGACGATAAAAAGAAAATTGCACAAGTCGGAGCAATTTCCGCCAACAACGATATGTCGGTTGGAAATCTCATTGCCGATGCAATGGAAAAAGTCGGAAAAGACGGAGTTATTACTGTTGAAGACGCTAAAGGTCGCGATACAACGCTCGAAGTGGTTGAAGGAATGCAATTCGACCGCGGATATCTTTCGCCGTATTTCGTAACTGACGCGGAAACGATGGAAGCGAATCTTGAGAAGCCGTATATCTTAATCCACGACAAGAAAATTTCCACGATGAAAGATTTACTTCCTATTCTGGAAAAAGTCGCGCAAGGCGGACGCTCGATGCTCCTTATTGCAGAAGATATCGAAGGCGAAGCGCTCGCAACATTAGTTGTGAATAGAATTCGCGGAACGTTGAAAGTTTGCGCCGTCAAAGCCCCGGGTTTCGGCGATAGAAGAAAAGCAATGCTCGAAGATATTGCCGTTCTTACCAATGGAACAGTGATCTCCGAAGAAGCAGGATACAAACTGGAGAATGCACAGGTATCGTATCTTGGAACTGCCGAAACGGTAAAAATAGATAAAGACAACACAACAATTATCGAAGGCAAAGGCAAGAAAGACGAAATCAAAAAACGCATCAACGAAATAAAAGTTCAGATTGAAAAAACCACTTCGGATTACGATAAAGAAAAACTTCAGGAACGTCTTGCAAAACTTTCCGGCGGTGTTGCCGTATTGAAAGTTGGCGCATCCACCGAAGTAGAAATGAAAGAACTCAAAGCCCGTGTCGAAGATGCACTTCACGCAACACGCGCAGCCGTTGAAGAAGGAATTGTTCCCGGCGGCGGCGTTGCATACCTTCGCGCATTAAAGAAACTTGACGGCATACAAGTTGAAAACGACGACCAAAAAATCGGCGTGGATATCGTGCGTCGTTCACTCGAAGAACCGATTCGCATCATCATTACGAATGCAGGACTTGAACCTTCGATATACGTAAAAGAAGTGAAAGAAGCGAAGAATAAGTTCGAAGGATTTAACGCACAAACTGAGAAACTCGAAGACCTTCTCAAAGCCGGCGTTATTGACCCTACGAAAGTATCTCGCATCGCTTTGGAAAATGCGGCAAGTATCGCAGGTTTGCTTTTGACCACCGAAGCAACAATTGTTGAAAAGCCCGAAGAGAAAAAGCCAATGCCTCCGATGCCTCCCGGCGGCGGAATGGATTACTAA